In the genome of Candidatus Edwardsbacteria bacterium, the window TATTAATTGGCGCAGTAGAAATTATAAATGGCGGTATAGAATCACTGCTAAAAGAAATATTTGCAATAATTAAAATCAATATTGCAAAGATGGGGTTAACCTTAATTGATTTCATTTTTTACTCCTTAATATTTATTATATACATTTTATACTACTTTCTCCAACTTAACAAGAGGCCCTGAATATTTATTTTTACAAATGACAAGCCCCGCTTTACAGCGGGGCTTATTGCTAGCAATCGTAATACATCTCAAATTCAAACGGATGGGGCCGCAGATTGAGGGCCGCCACTTCTTTTGATTTCAATCCGATCCAGGTATCTATCAGATCCTTGGTGAAAACTCCCCCCTCCAATAGAAATTTGTGGTCCTTTTCTAAAGCTTGTAGTGCGTCTGACAACGAGGTCGGCAGGGTGGGGATCTTCTCCAGCTCGGCCTTGGGGAGGCTGAACAGATCCTTGTTCAGGGGTTGGCCGGGATCTATCTTATGTTTGACCCCGTCCAGTCCGGCCATCAGCATGGCGGCAAAGGCCAGGTATGGGTTGCAGGTAGCATCCGGTGGACGGAACTCGTAACGCATGGTTTTGGGATCGGTCAAATATCCGGGAATACGAACCGCCGCGGTACGGTTGCCCACCGAATAGCTGGCCCGAACGGGTGCCTCATATCCCGGAACCAAACGGCGATAGGAATTGGTGGAGGGGTTGGTAAAGGCCAACAGGGCCGGGGCGTGTTTTAAAAGTCCGCCCAGATAATACATCGCCAACTGCGACATGTGGGCCAGGCCGTCTTTTTTGTAAAACAGTGAGTATCCGTCCTTGGCCAGGTACTGGTGGACATGCATCCCGTTGCCGGGCTCGCCCAGCATCGGCTTGGGCATGAAAGTGGCAGTCATTCCCGCCTTGTACGCCGCATTATGAACCAAATATTTTACCAGCATACTGCGGTCGGCCATCTTGGTCAGGGTGTCGAACATCACTTCTATCTCCAGCTGGCCGGCCCCGCCTACTTCGTGATGGTGGTATTTGACCGGCACCCCGCATTTCTCCAGGGTCAGGCACAGAGCCGAGCGGAAATCGAAGGAACTATCTTGGGGCGGGACAGCGTGGTATCCCCCCTTGTGGGCCATTTTATATCCCAGGTTGGGGTTCTCATCCCGTCCGGTATTCCAATCGGCTTCCCGGGAATCAACCTGATAGAAGCTGTTCTGAGGGAGGTTGGCATAACGCACCGAATCGAACAGGTAGAATTCAAACTCCGGCCCCCAGTAGCTTTCGGGCGCGGCGCCGGAGGATTTCAGATATTTCTCGGCTTTCTCGGCCACATACCGCGGATTGCGCTCGAACTTCTGTCCGGTGGCCACGTCTATCACGTCGCCGATAAAGGTCATGGTCGGCAGTTCGGTGAAGGGATCCATGAACCCGGTCTCGGCGATGGGGATCACGATCATATCCCCGGCCTTGACCTGGGTAAATCCGGCCACGCTGGAGCCGTCAAAGCCGATGCCTTTGCCCCTTTCGAACAGTGATGGATTCAGCTGGTGGGCCGGAACCGTGATCTGGTGCCACTTCCCCAGCAGATCTACAAACTTTACCGAAACGAATGTCACCTTGTTCTTTTTGGCGAACTCTATTACCTGTTTCATGGTCATGGTCTGTTCTCCAATTTGTTGATTAAATATTTTAATCGGTAATTTTAAAAATGTTTATATCCCTGATCGGGCACCTTGACGTTCTTGAGGTCGCGTCCGATCATTCTTACTCCGTTGCCTTTGATAACCTGGCCGATGATGGAACATGGCGTTCCAGCTCTGCTTAAAATGATCTTGGCCTTGACCGCCTGCCTGGCCGGCAGGGTAAAAAGTAACTCGTATTCCTCTCCGCTGTACAAACAATATTCCAGGGGATCTTTTTTAAGGCTATTGGCCGCGGTGATGGCCTCATCGGCCACAGGTAATGCTCCCTGATCTATTAGGATCCCCACCCGGCTCTCCCGGGCAAGATGATGTAGCTCCGAAGCCAGCCCGTCGGAGATGTCTATCATGCCGTGCAGTTTAAACTTTGATGCCAGCAGCTGGGCTTCTTTGACCCTGGGTTCAGGCCTCAGATGCTTTTTAAATAATTTTGTATTTTGATTTCTTGCCCTGAGCGTTGTCGAAGGGTTGATTTTTGATATTAAAAGGTCCAGCCCCGCCTGCGATGCCCCCAGAGATCCGGTGACCAGGATCGCGTCCCCGGCTTTGGCCCCGGAGCGGAGCCCGATGTTATTTTTTCGACCTTCTCCGTAAACCGCTATAGTCAAAGACAGCTGCTTGCCGGAAATCGTGTCTCCACCGCAAATCGCCACTCCGTACTTTTTCGCCAGCTTCCTCATCCCCGCGTACAGTTTCTCAATATCTTTCAATCTGATATCCCGCGGAATTGTGATGGACACCACCGCCAATACCGGCCTGCCGCCCATGGCGGCGATATCAGAAAGATTGGCGGCCATTGCCTTGTGGCCCAGATCCTCAAAGGAGGTATAAGAAAGATCAAAGTGGACATTATCCACCAGGGTGTCGATGGTCAGCAGTCCGGCCCGGGTCTTGTCTATGGCAAAGACCGCCGCATCATCCCCTATCCCGGCGATGATGTCCTTGTTCATGGTCTGATATCTTTTTTTTATGATATCGATGAGCCCGAACTCGCTCATCCCGACCCGGTTTCTCTTCATTTCCTTATGATCCTCTTATAGAACGCTGGTCGCCTATCTTTGAACAGATCATTCACAGGAGTGATCCTTTTATTATCTGCCATTGCCGGGTCTATGTCCACGATACTCACAGTCTCCTTATCGGCCGGCGCCCGGCTGAGCACCCGGGCATTCGGCCCGGCTATGACGCTCTGTCCGATGAATTTCAGATCGTTGCCGCCGCGGCTCTCCCGGCCAATGCGGTTGGCGGTGACGGTAAATACTCGGTTCTCCAGCGCCCGCACCGGCATTGAATCTGGGCAGTAGGGAAGAACCAGGTTGGCCGGATGACATATAACCTGCGCCCCCTGCAGGGCTAAAGAGCGGGCCGCTTCGGGGAAGATCCAGTCGAAGCAGATCATCATTCCTATTTTGACCTGGCCGACGGAGAAGACCTTGAACCCGGTATTGCCGGGAGAGAAATATTTTTTCTCGTTGCCGAATAGGTGGGTTTTGCGGTAGACATCTATTTTGCCGCTGGGCCTGACCAATACGGCCGAGTTGTATATTTTACTGCCCTCCTTTTCGGCAAAGCCGGCTACGATATTTATTTTGGTTCGCTTAGATATTTCCTTGAAATAATTGACGGTTTTGCCTCGGGTTGTCTCGGATAATACCCGGACCTCTTTTTTAGAGATAAAATTGTAGCCGGTGGTGCATAATTCCGGCAAAACTAATAGGTCGGCCTGACGCCGGCCTATCAGTCGTTCGATCCGCGACAGATTTTTATCGACCTGTCCGAAAGCGGGATTGAATTGTGCAAAACCGATTTTCATTTTGATGACACTTACCTTTTATTACTTCTATCATTCCCTCGTCCAGAATGACGAATTCCTAATATTTCTATACATTAAATTTTATGTTCAGTATATCCCCGTCCTTGACGATATACTCCTTGCCCTCCAGACGAACGTAGCCCTTCTCCCTGGCCCCGGCATAGCCGCCGGTCTCGATAAGGTGGTCGTAGCTAACCGCCTCGGCCCGGATGAAACCCCGCTCCAGGTCGCTGTGGATGGCCCCGGCCGCCTGGGGGGCCTTGGTATTGGCCGGGATGGTCCAGGCACGGCATTCATCCTCGCCCACCGTAAAGAAATTTATCTTGCCCAGTAATAGGAAGGAAGTTCGGATCATCTTGTTTAAAGCCGGCTCCTCTATCTTGAGCTCGCTGAGGAACTCCTTGGCCTCTTCATCGGACATCTGGGCAATGTCCATCTCGATGGACCCGCATAATGGCGTTATGGTCTCCCCGGTCTGCTTCTCAAATTCAGCGGCGACGGCGGAAGGATCAGCGCCCTCCGGATAGTTCAGCACCAGCAGGATCGGCTTTTCGGTCAGAAGTTGAAAACTGCGCAAGGCCTTTGATTCCTCGGGGCTGAGGCCCAGCATCCGGATTGGTTTCTCCCCCTCCAGGTGGACGCGGCATTTGTCCAGCAGGGCCAGCTCCTTCTCCAGTTCCGGTTTTTTGATCTTTCCCAGGTCCTTCTTCACCTTCTCTATCCGGCGTTCGATCATGGCCATGTCGGAAAGCAGCAGCTCGGTGGTGATGGTGGTATAATCGTCTAACGGGTTGGCTTTGCCCTCGGCTCCGTCAAAGCCGCGCAGGACCAGAATGACAGTGTCCATGCCATGCATTTGGGTCAGGAATTCCGTGCCCAATCCGCCGTGGCCGGAGGCCCCCTTGGACATGCCCCCGATGTCCACGTAGGTGATGGTGGCCGGGACCTTTTTCTTGGGATTGAACATGGCGGCCAGTTTCTCCAGCCGGGGATCCGGCATTTTCACCACCCCGATGTGCACCTCGCACCCGGTGGAGTATTCGCCCACCTTGACACAGGATTTGGTCAGGGCGTTGAAGATGGTGGTCTTGCCCGATTGGGGCAGTCCGATTATTCCTAGTTGCAATTATTTTCTCCACATAAAATTATTCATCTTCCATATCATCATACAAATGCCTGCCCCGCCAGAAATAGAGGAGGAACCGGAACAGCCCGTATCCCAGCAGCAGCCCGGTGATCATCCAGAACTTTTTCTGCATGGGGTTGAAATCGTAAATATACCGCATGATCAGGAATGCCAGCCCCAACAGAATTATGATGGCGCTGGAAGTGATATTGAACCACCAGCGGATCTTTCGTCTTTTTTTTTCTACTTCGTTTATCATTTGTCTAATCGCTTCCTAAAAAGAGAAAACAGGTCGTGATCCTAAAAGAACCACGACCTTCGGGTTGTTTTACCGTATTATCGCGTGCAGCGATTTCAGGAACGGCGCTATCACCAAAGCCACCACGCTCATCAGCTTGATCAGAATATTCAATGACGGTCCGGCCGTATCCTTGAATGGATCGCCCACCGTATCGCCCACCACCGCCGCCATGTGGGCGCTGGATCCCTTGCCCCCGTGCTGTCCGCACTCAATATGCTTTTTGGCATTGTCCCAGGCACCGCCCGAGTTGGACATGAAGATGGCCAGCAATACTCCGCTGACAGTGACGCCGGCCAGCAGGCCGCCCAGGGCCTCGATGTTCCACAGCCCGAAGACCACCGGAGTTACCACCGCCAGCAGACCAGGCAGGATCATTCGCTTTATGGCCGCCGCAGTGGAGATATCCACGCACTTGGCATAGTCGGCCTCGACGCCTTCCCTGCCTTCAAGCAGGCCGGGGATCTCCTTGAACTGACGGCGTACCTCGGCCACCATCTCGAAGGCTGCCTTGCCTACCGCCTGCAGGGCCATGGAGCTGAACAGGAATGGCAGCATGCCCCCCATGAACAGCCCGGCGATGACCTCGGGCTTGGAGATATCGATCACTTTGATCCCGACCGTCGCCTGGTAGGCCGAGAACAGAGCCAGAGCGGTCAGGGCCGCCGAACCGATGGCAAAGCCTTTGCCGACGGCCGCAGTGGTGTTGCCAACTGCATCCAGTTTATCGGTGCGCTCCCGCACCTCAGGCGCCTGGCAGCTCATTTGGGCGATGCCCCCGGCGTTGTCAGCTATCGGGCCGTAGGCGTCCACCGCCAGCTGGATGCCGGTGGTGGTAAGCATTCCCACTGCGGCGATGGCGATGCCGTATAATCCGGCAAACTGGTAGGCTGCCACTATGGCTATGGAGATGCAGGTCATCGGCAGGGCAGTGGACATCATCCCCAGGGCCAGCCCGCCGATGATGGTGGTGGCCGGACCGGTCAATGCCTGCTTGGCTATATTCCTGGCCGGGCCTCTGGATTCCGAAGTATAATATTCGGTCAGCAGGCCGATGGCGATGCCGGACACCAGCCCGACCACCACCGCCCCGAAGATCCCGCCGGCGGTCAGGGTGATCAGGGTGCCGGTGGGATTGGCGCTGAAATTGACGGCCTCCGGCACTAACCATTTTATCACCGGATACATGAAGATGATGGCCAGAGCCCCGGCCCCGAAAGTGCCGAGATTGAGGGCCTTCTGGGGATCACCGTTGTCCTTCATCCGGACCACAAAGGTTCCCAGGATGGAGACGCCGATGCCCAGGGCGGCCAGTACCAACGGCAGCATAATCAGGTTGATGCTGTAGAAAACCCCCAGCACCATGGCGCCCACGATAGCGCCCACATAGGACTCGAACAGATCGGCTCCCATGCCGGCCACGTCGCCCACATTGTCACCCACGTTGTCGGCGATAACCGCCGGATTGCGGGGGTCGTCCTCGGGAATCCCGGCCTCCACCTTGCCCACCAGATCGGCGCCCACATCGGCCGCCTTGGTGTAGATGCCCCCGCCCACCCTGGCGAACAGGGCGATGGACGAAGCGCCCAATGAAAATCCGGAGATCACCGACAGCAAGCGGGCCAGTTGAAACTCGTCACCGGTGCCGAAGCCGAAAGCCTTGGTATATAACAAAAAAAGGATCGCCAGGCCTGCCAGTCCCAGGCCCACCACCGACATGCCCATCACCGTACCGCCGGAAAAGGCCACCAACAGTGCTTTGGGCAGCCCGGTCTTGGCGCCCTGAGTGGTACGAACATTGGCTTTGGTGGCCACCTTCATCCCGAAATAGCCGGCCAATCCGCTGCAGAAGGCACCCACCACAAAGGATAGCGCCACTAATGAGCTTGAGCCCTCCTGTTTCATGTTGATCAGTCCCAGAAGAATGGCCACCA includes:
- the thiL gene encoding thiamine-phosphate kinase, coding for MKRNRVGMSEFGLIDIIKKRYQTMNKDIIAGIGDDAAVFAIDKTRAGLLTIDTLVDNVHFDLSYTSFEDLGHKAMAANLSDIAAMGGRPVLAVVSITIPRDIRLKDIEKLYAGMRKLAKKYGVAICGGDTISGKQLSLTIAVYGEGRKNNIGLRSGAKAGDAILVTGSLGASQAGLDLLISKINPSTTLRARNQNTKLFKKHLRPEPRVKEAQLLASKFKLHGMIDISDGLASELHHLARESRVGILIDQGALPVADEAITAANSLKKDPLEYCLYSGEEYELLFTLPARQAVKAKIILSRAGTPCSIIGQVIKGNGVRMIGRDLKNVKVPDQGYKHF
- a CDS encoding acyltransferase, whose amino-acid sequence is MKIGFAQFNPAFGQVDKNLSRIERLIGRRQADLLVLPELCTTGYNFISKKEVRVLSETTRGKTVNYFKEISKRTKINIVAGFAEKEGSKIYNSAVLVRPSGKIDVYRKTHLFGNEKKYFSPGNTGFKVFSVGQVKIGMMICFDWIFPEAARSLALQGAQVICHPANLVLPYCPDSMPVRALENRVFTVTANRIGRESRGGNDLKFIGQSVIAGPNARVLSRAPADKETVSIVDIDPAMADNKRITPVNDLFKDRRPAFYKRIIRK
- the ychF gene encoding redox-regulated ATPase YchF; its protein translation is MQLGIIGLPQSGKTTIFNALTKSCVKVGEYSTGCEVHIGVVKMPDPRLEKLAAMFNPKKKVPATITYVDIGGMSKGASGHGGLGTEFLTQMHGMDTVILVLRGFDGAEGKANPLDDYTTITTELLLSDMAMIERRIEKVKKDLGKIKKPELEKELALLDKCRVHLEGEKPIRMLGLSPEESKALRSFQLLTEKPILLVLNYPEGADPSAVAAEFEKQTGETITPLCGSIEMDIAQMSDEEAKEFLSELKIEEPALNKMIRTSFLLLGKINFFTVGEDECRAWTIPANTKAPQAAGAIHSDLERGFIRAEAVSYDHLIETGGYAGAREKGYVRLEGKEYIVKDGDILNIKFNV
- a CDS encoding sodium-translocating pyrophosphatase, coding for MDKLLIISLAGGIAALVFAFFKASWVNRQDPGDGKMKVIAGHIREGAMAFLKREYRVLAIFVVVVAILLGLINMKQEGSSSLVALSFVVGAFCSGLAGYFGMKVATKANVRTTQGAKTGLPKALLVAFSGGTVMGMSVVGLGLAGLAILFLLYTKAFGFGTGDEFQLARLLSVISGFSLGASSIALFARVGGGIYTKAADVGADLVGKVEAGIPEDDPRNPAVIADNVGDNVGDVAGMGADLFESYVGAIVGAMVLGVFYSINLIMLPLVLAALGIGVSILGTFVVRMKDNGDPQKALNLGTFGAGALAIIFMYPVIKWLVPEAVNFSANPTGTLITLTAGGIFGAVVVGLVSGIAIGLLTEYYTSESRGPARNIAKQALTGPATTIIGGLALGMMSTALPMTCISIAIVAAYQFAGLYGIAIAAVGMLTTTGIQLAVDAYGPIADNAGGIAQMSCQAPEVRERTDKLDAVGNTTAAVGKGFAIGSAALTALALFSAYQATVGIKVIDISKPEVIAGLFMGGMLPFLFSSMALQAVGKAAFEMVAEVRRQFKEIPGLLEGREGVEADYAKCVDISTAAAIKRMILPGLLAVVTPVVFGLWNIEALGGLLAGVTVSGVLLAIFMSNSGGAWDNAKKHIECGQHGGKGSSAHMAAVVGDTVGDPFKDTAGPSLNILIKLMSVVALVIAPFLKSLHAIIR
- the glnA gene encoding type I glutamate--ammonia ligase, translating into MTMKQVIEFAKKNKVTFVSVKFVDLLGKWHQITVPAHQLNPSLFERGKGIGFDGSSVAGFTQVKAGDMIVIPIAETGFMDPFTELPTMTFIGDVIDVATGQKFERNPRYVAEKAEKYLKSSGAAPESYWGPEFEFYLFDSVRYANLPQNSFYQVDSREADWNTGRDENPNLGYKMAHKGGYHAVPPQDSSFDFRSALCLTLEKCGVPVKYHHHEVGGAGQLEIEVMFDTLTKMADRSMLVKYLVHNAAYKAGMTATFMPKPMLGEPGNGMHVHQYLAKDGYSLFYKKDGLAHMSQLAMYYLGGLLKHAPALLAFTNPSTNSYRRLVPGYEAPVRASYSVGNRTAAVRIPGYLTDPKTMRYEFRPPDATCNPYLAFAAMLMAGLDGVKHKIDPGQPLNKDLFSLPKAELEKIPTLPTSLSDALQALEKDHKFLLEGGVFTKDLIDTWIGLKSKEVAALNLRPHPFEFEMYYDC